Proteins from one Sabethes cyaneus chromosome 2, idSabCyanKW18_F2, whole genome shotgun sequence genomic window:
- the LOC128733736 gene encoding uncharacterized protein K02A2.6-like produces MLRLWQNRASGRILCKCEVAEIIKESKKYTVSSKIITVNVCGVETHRFVPVSFPGENISELFSEKIGLCQKTKINLELKEQRKPVFCPKRPVAYAMLDAVNQELDGLEQLNIISPVDYSEWAAPIVVVRKANGSILICGDYLTLAKLANCELFSQIDLSDAFLQVEIDEASRGVKIAPGAFQQLIDTILTGLKGTSGYMNDIVVDGANEEEHDRNLKAVLQRIEDFGFTI; encoded by the exons ATGCTCCGATTATGGCAAAATCGGGCATCGGGAAGGATTCTGTGCAAGTGCGAAGTCGCGGAGATCATCAAAGAATCGAAAAAGTACACAGTATccagcaaaattataacagtgAATGTTTGTGGCGTCGAAACACACAGGTTCGTTCCAGTATCGTTCCCCGGAG AAAACATTTCCGAGCTGTTCAGTGAAAAGATTGGCCTGTGCCAAAAGACTAAAATAAACCTGGAACTGAAAGAACAGCGCAAACCAGTTTTCTGCCCGAAACGTCCTGTTGCGTATGCAATGCTAGACGCTGTGAATCAAGAGCTCGACGGTCTCGAGCAGTTGAATATCATTTCGCCGGTGGATTATTCGGAGTGGGCCGCTCCGATAGTGGTAGTACGCAAGGCAAACGGTTCGATTTTGATCTGCGGAGACTATTTGACG TTAGCCAAGCTGGCTAACTGCGAGCTATTCAGCCAGATTGATCTCTCCGATGCTTTCCTGCAGGTGGAAATTGATGAAGCAAGCCGCG GTGTAAAGATCGCTCCAGGAGCATTCCAGCAGCTCATCGACACGATACTCACCGGTCTCAAGGGAACATCCGGCTATATGAACGACATCGTAGTCGATGGTGCAAACGAAGAGGAGCACGATCGTAATCTGAAAGCGGTCCTACAGCGCATTGAAGATTTTGGATTTACGATCTGA